From the genome of Vitis riparia cultivar Riparia Gloire de Montpellier isolate 1030 chromosome 2, EGFV_Vit.rip_1.0, whole genome shotgun sequence, one region includes:
- the LOC117928804 gene encoding glycine-rich cell wall structural protein 1.8-like, with the protein MATHKIYSIVFFVILGIGISSATRALLTYEGSYGAGHGAGSGSGSGYGGRGGGGYGGGGGSGGGEGYAAVGDHGAAGYGSGGGSGSGGGEGYEGGRGGGSGGGGGGGSGGGGGSAYGAGGAGYGSGGGEGSGAGFGGANGGGSGGGGGGGSGGGGGASYGAGGAHGGGSGSGQGSGSGGGYGAGEGKGGGGGGGGGSGGGGGGGTSYGAGGDHGIGSGSGQGSGSGGGYGAGEGGGAGGGSGGGGGGGSGGGGGAAYGAGGHGAGSGSGQGSGSGGGYGAGGGKGGGGGGGSGGGAAYGAGGEHGVGYGGGSGSGYGGGYAP; encoded by the coding sequence ATGGCTACTCATAAAATTTATAGTATTGTTTTCTTTGTGATATTGGGTATCGGCATAAGCTCTGCAACTAGAGCCCTCCTTACATATGAAGGAAGCTATGGCGCAGGGCATGGTGCTGGTTCAGGCAGTGGTTCTGGGTATGGGGGTAGAGGTGGTGGAGGCTATGGTGGTGGAGGCGGCTCCGGGGGTGGTGAAGGCTATGCGGCTGTAGGGGATCATGGTGCTGCTGGGTATGGAAGTGGAGGTGGCAGTGGAAGCGGTGGTGGTGAAGGCTATGAAGGTGGTCGAGGTGGTGGCAGcggtggcggtggtggtggCGGCAGTGGCGGTGGGGGTGGATCTGCTTATGGAGCTGGAGGTGCAGGATATGGAAGTGGAGGTGGGGAAGGAAGTGGTGCCGGATTTGGAGGAGCAAATGGTGGTGGAAGTGGTGGCGGTGGAGGTGGTGGTagtggaggaggtggtggtgccTCATACGGTGCAGGAGGGGCGCATGGCGGTGGCTCTGGAAGTGGTCAAGGTAGCGGAAGTGGTGGCGGCTATGGTGCTGGTGAAGGaaaaggtggtggtggtggtggtggtggtggcagTGGTGGAGGTGGTGGCGGCGGTACTTCATATGGTGCAGGAGGGGACCATGGCATTGGTTCCGGAAGTGGTCAAGGTAGTGGGAGTGGTGGCGGCTATGGTGCTGGTGAAGGTGGCGGCGCTGGTGGTGGGAGCGGGGGTGGCGGTGGTGGCGGTAGTGGCGGTGGAGGTGGTGCTGCATATGGTGCAGGAGGCCATGGTGCTGGTTCCGGAAGTGGTCAAGGCAGCGGGAGTGGTGGTGGCTATGGCGCTGGTGGAGGCaaaggtggtggtggtggcggtggaTCAGGTGGTGGAGCAGCCTATGGTGCTGGGGGGGAGCATGGAGTGGGATATGGAGGAGGGTCTGGGAGTGGTTATGGTGGTGGGTATGCTCcttga